The following proteins are co-located in the uncultured Draconibacterium sp. genome:
- a CDS encoding glycoside hydrolase family 43 protein: protein MKLKIGKQVLVGIILSVIILKFQSCNSASDFDKPQFVSDSMVAHFDYFTYKGDDDFYKENPLPADDYYYNPILPGWYSDPSICTNGKDYFLVTSTFSYFPGVPLFHSTDLLNWKQIGHVLNRGEQLPLEGQKVSEGIFAPAISYNPHNQTYYMITTNIRRGNFFVKTKDPFGEWSDPIWLSEVHGIDPSFFFDDKGKAYIVNNDEPDGGSTYEGHRAIRVFEFDVENDKTIGESRMLVNGGVDLSEKPIWIEGPHMYKINESYFLMCAEGGTSVDHREVIFKGKSPFGKFTPWDENPILTQKHLNPDRPLPVTCAGHADLIQKDNGQWWSVFLACRPIENEFENLGRETFMMPVHWSKDGIPRITKGNEVVPRIIQMEGVKRDTAITFGNFEKEDGFNSPVLGMDWMTVRGDAADLYSLTEDKGFLNLKCADIASNELKSPALIARRLQHHKFESTTSMYFNPQTDQESAGMLLMKDETHQYLLLVEKVHGQTQISVKRICEKSSENLVTRPINPKDNPIQLKITSNGREFGFFYAVENSDWSLLADNIDAYYLSTANSYGFTGTTIGLYASGKSHFK, encoded by the coding sequence ATGAAACTTAAAATTGGAAAACAGGTTCTGGTTGGTATAATACTTTCTGTCATTATTCTGAAATTCCAATCCTGTAACTCTGCATCTGATTTTGATAAACCGCAGTTTGTAAGCGACAGTATGGTTGCTCACTTCGACTATTTTACATACAAGGGTGATGATGACTTTTATAAAGAAAATCCGCTTCCGGCTGACGATTATTACTATAACCCAATTCTTCCGGGCTGGTATTCCGATCCAAGTATTTGTACAAACGGGAAGGACTACTTTTTAGTGACTTCTACTTTTTCTTATTTTCCGGGTGTACCCTTGTTTCACAGTACAGATTTGCTAAACTGGAAACAAATTGGCCATGTATTAAATAGAGGCGAACAATTGCCATTGGAGGGTCAAAAAGTGAGTGAAGGGATATTTGCTCCGGCAATAAGTTATAATCCACACAACCAAACCTATTATATGATTACCACGAATATTCGTCGTGGAAATTTCTTTGTTAAAACAAAAGATCCTTTTGGAGAATGGTCCGATCCCATTTGGCTTTCTGAGGTTCATGGTATTGATCCATCCTTCTTTTTTGACGATAAAGGCAAAGCATATATTGTAAATAATGATGAACCGGATGGTGGTTCTACCTATGAAGGACATCGTGCAATTCGTGTTTTCGAATTTGATGTTGAAAACGATAAAACCATAGGTGAAAGTAGAATGCTGGTAAATGGGGGTGTTGATCTTTCAGAAAAACCAATATGGATTGAAGGACCACACATGTATAAAATAAATGAGAGTTATTTCCTAATGTGCGCCGAAGGGGGAACATCAGTTGACCACCGCGAAGTTATTTTTAAAGGTAAATCTCCTTTTGGAAAGTTTACCCCCTGGGACGAGAATCCAATATTGACACAGAAACATTTGAATCCTGACAGGCCTTTGCCTGTTACCTGTGCCGGTCACGCTGATTTGATTCAAAAAGATAATGGCCAGTGGTGGTCAGTGTTTTTAGCTTGTCGTCCAATTGAAAACGAATTTGAAAATCTGGGCCGCGAAACTTTTATGATGCCGGTGCACTGGAGCAAAGATGGAATTCCCCGAATAACCAAGGGCAACGAAGTTGTTCCCCGAATAATTCAAATGGAAGGTGTTAAAAGAGACACCGCCATTACATTTGGTAATTTTGAGAAAGAAGATGGTTTTAACTCTCCGGTATTAGGAATGGATTGGATGACTGTGCGCGGTGATGCTGCAGATCTTTATTCTCTTACCGAAGACAAAGGTTTTCTGAATTTGAAATGTGCGGATATAGCTTCCAATGAATTAAAATCTCCTGCTCTTATAGCTCGTCGTTTACAGCATCATAAATTTGAAAGTACAACAAGTATGTACTTTAATCCACAAACAGATCAGGAATCTGCAGGTATGTTACTGATGAAAGATGAAACACATCAGTATTTGTTGCTTGTAGAGAAAGTCCATGGACAAACACAAATTAGTGTAAAACGAATTTGCGAAAAATCAAGCGAAAATTTAGTTACTCGGCCTATAAACCCGAAAGACAATCCTATTCAGTTAAAAATAACCTCAAATGGCCGCGAGTTTGGGTTTTTCTACGCAGTGGAAAATTCGGATTGGAGCTTATTGGCCGACAACATTGATGCTTACTACTTGTCAACAGCCAACTCCTACGGTTTTACCGGAACAACTATTGGTTTGTATGCGTCGGGCAAATCGCACTTTAAATGA
- a CDS encoding two-component regulator propeller domain-containing protein: protein MNIRNYILFVVLFLCSWISIPLAKGESDILFYNLNEEYGMSIRETNQACSDDNGFIWISSKMGILRYSLGDIRVYQLPVVSHNIVEVRMEYSNGILYVYTNNGQIFVYNSILDKFEFLINLSADLRNPYLVVNQILIDQSGKLWIASSFGLFYYSRETGLKAQIQNQDIQTVEWKDNDRFFFIADGYVKLFRISELQEHTFFKFPEEENYIVSTLSYDHSTDNLWIGTNANGQFILKSGQQNFQFVNIEEIPHQPILAIEAISDSKVLLGIDGQGVWEIDKSDLTVSNVYKEDSDNPNSLKGNGVYDIYSDNNNRVWICSYSGGVSFFDKANPAITQLKHIVNNSNSLINNDVNDVLEDSNGNLWFATNNGVSFLNVKSSRWKSLFQNKKEQAQVFLTLSEDSQGRIWAGTYSSGVYLIDAKNGVELKHLSVETTDGQFRSNFVFDIIKDSQGNMWCGGVNGDLICYNTKQDSFRSFDNMTIYNILDYKSDKLLLGSTYGLILFDKNTGETETLLEGYIVQDIFVNQEIILICTSGNGLILYNSETREIESFTVDSGLPSNFISSIQHSNGFFWLGTEQGLCRLNPEDKSILTFNSLLTLNNASFNLAAHDVMADGRLVFGSSKGALIFDPGVIQPVENQGRIYFQDLTISGRSIRELNTPSLTSPLDSLANLALNYYQNTISLEMIPIGVAEAGAKFSWKLEDLDQEWSRPSSNKILSYSNIPSGSYTLRIRMLDNSNSNVLAERIISLEMIPPYWETLWFQIIVFVFILGVFVFSMLYYIDLLKKKHSDEKIRFFANTAHDIRTSLTLINGPVEELNKESGLSDKGLHYLHLATDQTRRLLKVATQLMDFQKSDIGKERISLSMVDVVKIIENRVMMFESYASNKSIQLYFSSNIEKFETAIDETLMDKVVDNLISNAIKYSPADTSVQVNLKCSSTKWILEVKDQGIGISKQAQRQLFKEYYRAENVINSKIVGSGIGLLLVKNYVNLHGGKINCTSQLNLGASFEVTIPTREVEVSELKKDMSNSNTHQPVIIKQEFSPSILSDGDDSGKPKMKVLIVEDNEYLREFLKSALESQFKIFLAEDGVQAWNLIQQQTPDMVVSDIMMPNMDGFELCRKIKSTYETSHLPVILLTALAGKAEQLQGLGLGADDYLTKPFDVSILQQRIRTLVQNREIIRDRALKIIQKGEGDTSILENELNDKFLKRMIEVVHENISNAQFSKNDFASAMNASPSLLYKKIKSLTDQSPTDFIKLVRLNHSLELLSSKKYNITEVSELCGFSSVGYFSTVFRKHYGKSPSQMIES from the coding sequence ATGAACATAAGAAATTACATATTATTTGTTGTATTGTTTTTATGTAGCTGGATTTCAATTCCTTTAGCAAAAGGTGAAAGCGATATCCTGTTTTATAATCTGAACGAAGAATATGGAATGTCTATACGTGAAACCAATCAGGCTTGTAGCGACGATAACGGTTTTATCTGGATCTCATCCAAAATGGGGATACTTCGATATTCTTTGGGCGATATTCGGGTGTATCAATTGCCTGTTGTAAGCCATAATATTGTTGAAGTACGAATGGAGTATTCAAATGGTATTTTATACGTTTATACCAATAATGGTCAAATATTTGTTTACAATTCTATTCTGGATAAATTTGAATTTCTTATTAATCTGTCTGCCGATCTTCGGAATCCATATCTTGTGGTTAATCAAATCCTAATTGATCAATCAGGAAAGTTGTGGATTGCGTCTAGTTTTGGACTTTTTTATTACAGTCGGGAAACCGGACTTAAAGCACAAATTCAGAACCAGGACATCCAAACTGTTGAGTGGAAAGATAACGATCGTTTCTTTTTTATTGCTGATGGATATGTAAAACTATTTCGTATTTCTGAACTTCAGGAACACACATTCTTTAAATTCCCCGAAGAAGAAAATTACATTGTATCGACTTTAAGTTATGATCATTCAACTGATAATTTGTGGATTGGAACAAATGCCAACGGTCAGTTTATTTTGAAAAGCGGGCAACAGAATTTCCAATTCGTAAATATAGAGGAAATACCACATCAACCAATTTTGGCAATTGAGGCAATTTCTGATTCAAAAGTGCTGTTAGGGATTGATGGTCAGGGGGTTTGGGAAATAGATAAAAGTGATCTGACAGTTTCGAATGTGTATAAAGAAGATTCCGATAATCCCAATTCGTTAAAGGGCAATGGGGTATATGATATTTACAGCGACAATAATAATAGAGTTTGGATTTGTAGTTACAGTGGTGGAGTCTCTTTTTTCGATAAAGCGAATCCGGCAATAACACAACTTAAACACATCGTAAATAATTCAAACTCGCTTATTAACAACGATGTTAATGATGTGTTAGAGGATTCGAATGGTAACTTATGGTTTGCAACAAACAACGGTGTAAGTTTTTTGAATGTAAAAAGCTCTCGATGGAAATCCCTATTTCAGAATAAAAAGGAACAAGCACAGGTATTTCTAACATTAAGTGAAGACAGCCAGGGGCGAATTTGGGCAGGTACATATTCATCGGGTGTGTATTTAATCGATGCAAAAAACGGAGTTGAGCTAAAACATTTAAGTGTTGAAACCACTGACGGACAATTCAGAAGCAATTTTGTATTTGATATTATTAAAGATAGCCAGGGAAATATGTGGTGTGGAGGTGTTAATGGAGACCTCATTTGTTACAATACTAAACAGGATAGTTTTAGGTCGTTTGACAATATGACAATTTACAATATCCTGGATTATAAATCGGACAAATTATTGTTAGGATCTACTTACGGTCTTATCCTTTTCGATAAAAATACCGGAGAAACTGAAACTTTGCTGGAAGGTTACATTGTTCAGGATATTTTTGTTAATCAGGAAATAATTTTAATATGCACCAGCGGAAATGGTCTAATCCTTTACAATTCTGAAACCCGTGAAATAGAAAGTTTTACTGTTGATTCCGGCCTGCCATCCAATTTTATTTCAAGTATTCAACACTCCAATGGATTTTTCTGGCTTGGTACTGAACAAGGGCTTTGTAGATTAAACCCAGAAGATAAATCAATTTTGACATTTAATTCGTTATTGACCTTAAATAACGCATCTTTTAACCTTGCCGCTCACGATGTAATGGCCGACGGGAGGTTAGTTTTTGGGAGCAGTAAAGGGGCTTTGATATTTGACCCAGGGGTGATACAGCCTGTTGAGAATCAGGGAAGGATCTACTTTCAGGATTTAACCATTTCGGGCCGGTCAATTCGCGAATTGAATACTCCATCACTTACCAGTCCGTTAGATAGCCTGGCAAATTTAGCGCTCAACTACTACCAAAATACAATCAGCCTTGAAATGATACCAATTGGAGTAGCAGAAGCCGGAGCAAAATTTTCGTGGAAATTAGAAGATCTGGATCAGGAATGGAGTAGACCATCCAGTAACAAAATACTGTCTTATTCGAATATCCCCAGCGGTAGTTACACTTTGCGGATACGAATGCTTGATAACTCTAATTCAAATGTATTGGCCGAAAGGATAATCTCGCTTGAAATGATTCCACCCTACTGGGAAACCCTTTGGTTCCAAATCATTGTGTTTGTCTTTATTTTAGGAGTATTTGTTTTTTCAATGTTATATTACATCGACCTTTTAAAGAAAAAACACTCCGATGAAAAAATCAGGTTTTTTGCCAATACCGCACACGATATCAGAACTTCCTTAACGCTTATAAACGGACCAGTTGAAGAACTCAATAAAGAATCAGGTCTTTCAGACAAAGGACTTCATTATTTACATCTCGCCACCGATCAAACCAGACGATTGCTGAAAGTAGCAACACAATTGATGGATTTTCAAAAATCGGATATTGGCAAGGAAAGGATTTCGCTTTCGATGGTAGATGTAGTAAAAATTATTGAAAACAGGGTGATGATGTTTGAGTCGTATGCAAGTAACAAATCGATTCAACTTTATTTTAGTAGCAATATTGAAAAATTTGAAACTGCAATTGATGAGACACTGATGGATAAGGTTGTTGATAACCTGATTTCCAACGCAATTAAATATTCGCCCGCCGATACAAGCGTTCAGGTAAATTTGAAATGTTCTTCTACCAAATGGATTTTGGAGGTAAAAGATCAAGGGATTGGTATTAGTAAACAGGCACAACGTCAGTTGTTTAAAGAGTATTATCGTGCCGAAAATGTGATTAACTCAAAAATAGTTGGTTCCGGGATTGGCTTGCTTTTGGTGAAAAATTACGTCAATCTTCATGGAGGGAAAATTAATTGCACAAGCCAGTTAAACTTAGGAGCTTCTTTTGAAGTTACAATACCAACCCGGGAAGTAGAAGTTTCTGAGTTGAAAAAGGACATGAGCAATTCAAATACGCATCAACCTGTAATCATAAAGCAAGAATTTAGCCCGTCAATATTAAGCGATGGAGATGATTCCGGAAAACCAAAAATGAAGGTATTAATTGTGGAAGACAATGAATACCTGAGGGAATTTCTTAAATCGGCTCTCGAAAGTCAATTTAAAATATTTTTGGCTGAGGATGGTGTGCAGGCCTGGAATCTGATTCAGCAACAGACACCAGATATGGTAGTTTCAGATATTATGATGCCAAATATGGATGGCTTTGAATTGTGTAGGAAAATTAAATCAACTTATGAAACCTCGCATTTGCCCGTAATTCTGTTAACTGCTTTGGCAGGAAAGGCAGAACAATTGCAAGGTTTGGGACTGGGAGCAGATGATTATCTGACAAAACCTTTCGATGTTTCTATCCTGCAGCAACGTATCAGAACCTTGGTGCAGAATCGGGAAATTATTAGAGACAGGGCATTAAAAATCATTCAGAAAGGGGAGGGTGACACCTCAATTTTAGAAAATGAACTGAATGATAAATTCCTGAAACGAATGATTGAAGTGGTGCATGAAAATATTTCTAATGCGCAGTTTTCAAAAAATGATTTTGCCTCTGCCATGAATGCTAGTCCTTCGTTGTTGTATAAAAAAATAAAATCGTTAACAGATCAATCCCCAACTGATTTCATAAAATTGGTACGATTAAATCATTCACTTGAGTTATTAAGTAGTAAAAAATATAATATTACTGAGGTGAGTGAGTTATGTGGTTTTTCAAGCGTAGGTTATTTCAGTACCGTTTTTAGAAAACATTACGGGAAATCGCCATCTCAGATGATTGAATCGTAA